The Desulfonatronospira thiodismutans ASO3-1 region CAATAATGAATTTAAGGCGCGAACAGTATGTAGATGGGATCCAGATCAGAAACGCGGCCGCATTTCTGGCGGAGTTAAGCTCCTGACTTTGCTGCCATTCAAAAGTTATGCATCAGGGTCCGTTGACGTGACTGCTTTCAGGATAGGCAAGGACAAGAGGCTGACCGGGGCAGGCAAAAAATCCCCGGGGGATACTGGTCAGCCGCCGACAATCTCATTCAACCCGTCAATGATGCTTACAAGTTCCTCCGAAGATGCGCTGGCAATCTTTTTCCCAATCCGCTTTGTTGAGAGCGTACGTACCTGGCTGATTTTGGCCCAGGATCTTTTGGGAAGTTCTGTATCTGACAGTTCAAGGGTCAAAGGAAAACCCGCCCGTTGAGGCTGACTGGTAATGGCTACGGCAATGACCGTGCCGGATCTCTCATTAAAGACGTTGTGGCTTAAAACAAGAACAGGGCGTAAGCCGCCCTGTTCCTGGCCAGTTACCGGGTTTAAATCTGCCCAGTAGATTTCCCCCCTTAATATTCCGGCCATTCTTCCAACTCCCATGCGAAGCCTTCTTCAGCTGACGATTGTTCAACTCCCGGATCAAGCTTGGCGCATTCCCGGGCCAGACGGCTTTTGTCAATGCGTTGCAGCTTTTCAGCAACAGCCTGCTGAATGGCGTTGCTGCGATTGGGGTACACTTTGGATTTAACGAGAAGATCAAGCCGCTTAAGTGTCTTGTCGTCAATTGTGATTGCAATTTTTGAAGCAGCCATATTTATCACCTCCGAGTATGACAATAAATCATACCTGGATCGTTTTCAAATGTTTTTTGAAGGCCGGGGACATTGAATTATAGCCGGCTTGAGGCAATGAGTACTTATGCAATTCAATGCAGCCTGAATACAGAAGCTCTTTTTACCCATTTTGCGTCAAACTCATTCTGGGTAAAAAACGGACCTTTTCAGGATATGCCTATGTCCTGGGTGAGTTCCATGCGCATTTTGCCCTGAGCGGTTTTGATTCTTTTGAAGGCCTCCTTCAGGGACTGCCGGTCGATATAGGTGAGCATCTTCGGCTGTATCAGGTTGTCCGCGGGTTTACCATCGTCCACTATCATCCGGGCCTGGTGCGACAGGCGCAGAAGCATCATGAAGCCGTAGGCATGGGATAGCTCATCAAAGTCCTGTCCAGAGAGTACGCCCTGTTGACGCAGTTTTTCCAGCCTGTCCAGGGTGTTGGTTTCAGCAATAAAATACTTCAGGGCATAAAGTCGGGCGAAATCCACCAGAAGCTGCATGGGCTGCTTTATATCCAGGCAGTTTTTCTTTTCTTTGGTGTTTTTTATAACCAGGTTGCCGAAAAAGTCCAGCGGCGGCTTGAAATGCAGAGCATTTTCGGCAAAGTGCCTGAAAAAACCCTTCCATTTTCCCAGGGATTCAAAAAGGTACTGCCTGAGCTCATTCACCATGCCTTTATCCCCGTAGCCCAGCCTGAAGTCAAAAAATATACTGGAATGCAGAAGATCCTCCGGCTCCACCTGGTGAATCCAGTCCCAGAAGTATGTTTTCCACTGGCCCAGTGACTGGCACCACTTGGGATTCCGGGCCATTATGCCGAAATTACAGAAAGAAAAACCCACCTCATCCAGCCGGGTGCATATCCTGTCGCCAAGTTCCAGAAAATATTTTCTTACCTCCTCTTCCCGCTCCGGCTCTACGTCTTCGTACACTATGGCATTGTCCTGGTCCGTCTTGAGGGTCTGCTCCTTACGCCCTTCGCTGCCCAGGATCATGAATGCAAACCGCGCCGGAGGATGCCCCATTTCGTCTATTGTCCAGGCTGCGATTTTTTTAAGTATGGCATCGGAAATCTCGGTGATGATCCGGTTCAGATGACCCGCCCTGGCCCCGCTGTCCATGAGGGACTTGATCATGCCCGGCACCTGGAGCTGCCTGTGTTTGAGCTCTTCAAGGGTCTGAGCCAGTTGAATCTCCCTCATGAGATAAACCGGGGATCTGCCCTGAGCCAGCAGAAGGTCCTGTTCCGTGGCTATGCCCAGTACATTGTCCCGGTCGTCGGTGATTACCAGATGTTTAACACTGTGTTTCATCATCATGATAATGGCTTCAAACACCTGGGAATCTTCGGGCAGCGTAATCAGGGGCCTGGATGCAATCTCCTTCACCGGGTTGTGTACCGGGTAATTTTGGCTGACCACCTTGCTGCGCAGGTCATTGTCTGTAAGCAGTCCTATGCTTTGATCCAGGGCGTTCATGGTTACCACGGCGCTTTTTTTCTGGTCCCGCATGAGGGCGGCCGCCTCCTTGATGCTGGCGTACTCGCTGCATGAGGCGAATTCTCTTGAAAAAATATCCTTTAGCTTAAGGTTTAGAAAGGCAGAGGGTGATACCTGTTTTTCATCGTCCATGCTGCCGGTAATCAGGGCCTGGTATGGTGCCTGAAGCATATGACTGCAGAAATTCCGGGCGAAGTGCTGAATGAATTCAGGATAGCGGGAACAAATATCCAGGAAGTGCTCTTTGGGCAGCAGGTAAATATTTGACTCCTCCAGGGTCCTTACGGTGCGGATGGAGATGCTCTTGTTGAAAAGTACGGACAGACCTCCGTAAATACTTTTCTCTCCCAGGATTTCGCGAAGTTTTTTGTCTTCTTCTTCCAGAATAAATTTTTCCATCTTTCCCGAAGAGACAATGTATATGTGATTTAAAATAGACTTGTTCTGGACAAAAAGTGTCCTGTCCGCCGGGAATCCGGCATGGGTAAGATTTTGTGCTGCCCTGGAAATTTCATTTTCAGGAAGGATATCAAAAGGTTCTACTGAGGACAAAAACTTTACGGTCTGCTCATTCATGGCTTCTCTCCTGTAGTCTTCAACGGATCAAGCGCGAACTTGAGGGGGTAACCGGCGTATGTAATCGATAAATGAGCAGGACTGTTTTGTAAATGCGCCATTTTAGCTTTTTGCTGTTTTGACCAGCATTTTTCTGCCGCTGACCACAAAATGCATGCATTTTTTTTGGATCACATAAAAAATATCGAAATGGGATGTATACCCTTGAGGCTTTCCGGGTAGGCTCCGGGAGACAGAAAGTCCACCCCGGAAAAAAGTAACCATTCAGGGGGTCCTCGGTGCTGACTAATGGCCGGTACCTGCCCCCCTGAATGGTTACGGAAAAACAATCCGCAAGCATTGGTCACGAATATCTATTTAAGGAGGAGGTTATGTCCAAAAGTTTTGAAGAGTACTGGAAGAAAAATCTGACCCTCATCGGCATTCTGCTGGCCATCTGGGCCTTTGTGTCCTACGGGCTGGGTATTTTTCTGGTACAGCCACTGAACAACTTCTGGATAGCCGGATTCCCTCTGGGATTCTGGTTTGCTCAGCAAGGTTCAATCTATGTGTTCGTTATCCTGATCCTGGTTTACTGCGTACTCATGAACAAGCTGGACCGTGATTATGATGTTGATGAACAATAACCGCCCGGGACAGAGGCGGCCAACCTTGTGTGTTTTCAGGAGGAAAAAATAATGTCCATTCTGGCCTGGACCTATATAATGGTCATCTTATCATTCGGATTATACATTTTTATTGCCTGGCGCTCCAGGGTCAAAGAGACCAAAGGATTCTACGTGGCCGGATCTTCGGTGCCGCCCCTGGCCAATGGAATGGCCACGGCAGCGGACTGGATGAGCGCTGCTTCATTTATTTCCATGGCAGGTCTGGTATCCTTTATGGGTTACGCCGGAACGGTTTATCTCATGGGATGGACCGGCGGGTACGTGCTCCTGGCCCTGCTGCTGGCCCCTTATCTGCGCAAATTCGGCAAATTCACCGTACCCGACTTCGTGGGGGACAGGTACTATTCTTCCACAGCCAGGATAGTGGCCCTTATCTGTGCCATATTCGTATCCCTGACCTACGTGGCAGGACAGATGCGCGGTGCAGGCATCGTTTTCAGCCGCTTTCTGGAAGTGGAAGTCAGCACCGGGGTGGTCATAGGTATGGCCGTGGTCTTTTTCTACGCCGCCCTGGGGGGAATGAAGGGCATTACCTGGACCCAGGTGGCCCAGTACTGTGTCCTGATTGTTGCCTTTATCCTGGCCGCTGCCGCCATTTCCTATAAACTCACAGGCATGCCTGTCCCGCAGCTTGGATTCGGCTCCACCCTTATCGAGGGAGAGCGCGCCGGGCAGTATGTCCTGCAGGCCATCGACGGCATCCACGAAGATCTCGGTCTGCACCGCTATACCGAGGCCTTTCATCCGGGAGGCATGGGCATGCTTTCCGTGGTCAGCATTACCCTGGCTCTCATGGTGGGCACAGCCGGGCTGCCCCACGTCATAATCCGCTTTTTCACCGTTCCAAGCGTAAAAGCTGCCAGAATAAGCGCCTTCTGGGCTCTCCTGTTCATCGCCCTTCTGTACACTACAGCACCCACAGTGGCCGGATTTGCGCGCTATAATATGATCGATACCATCAACGATACCCCCTACACTGAAGCCCCCAGCTGGTTCAAGAACTGGGAGCAGACCGGCCTGGTGGCCTGGGTGGACAAAGCAGGAGACGGGATAATCCGGTTCAGGGACGGCGATCCTTTTGTAGGATCTCCCGATTTGACCGGGGAAAGAGGGGAACACGGTGAAAGACTGGTTTCCAATGAATTAACAGATAATGACAACGAACTTTATATCGACCGGGATATAATCGTGCTGGCCAGCCCGGAAATGGGCAATCTGCCGGCCTGGATGGTGGGACTTGTAGCTGCAGGAGGTCTGGCTGCGGCCCTTTCTACGGCCTCGGGGCTGCTCATAGTCATAGCTTCGTCCATTTCCCACGATCTGTATTACCGGATACTTAACCCCCAGGCCACTGAACGACAGCGAATGGCGGTGGGACGGATTATGATTGCCATTGCCGTGCTCATCGCCGGATATTTCGGGATAAATCCGCCCGGATTCGTGGCTGAGGTGGTGGCCTTTGCCTTCGGGCTGGCCGCCTCGTCCTTCTTTCCCATAATAATACTGGGCATATTCACCACCTGGGTCAACCGGGAAGGAGCCATTGCCGGGATGATCGCCGGCATCAGCTTTACCATGATGTATATCATCCAGACCAAGTTCATGGGCATGGATCCCTGGTTCTTCGGTATCGTACCTGAAGGCATAGGTACTGTGGGCATGCTCATAAACGCCGCAGTCACCCTGACCGTGTCCTCCTTTACCAAGTCGCCCCCGGCCCATATCCGGGAACTGGTACAAAATGTGCGCACACCGCGCGGTTCAGGAGAAGCCTCCGGGCATTAACCCCTTGTATTTTCATCTCAATATTCTGCAGCCGGCCCGGAAACAATTCCGGGCCGGTTTTTTTGTGGTTATCTGGACATTGCTTAGGCAAAAGAAATGAGTTATCAACTCCTGATGCAGGCTAATGCCTCCTGTTACCGGTTACAGGGGCAGAAGACCGTATCTGTGGCCCGCAATAAACAACAAGGAGATAATTATGAGTAAAAAGGTATATGTATATGCCCTGAGTACCTGTGTGCACTGCAAAAATACAAAAA contains the following coding sequences:
- a CDS encoding type II toxin-antitoxin system PemK/MazF family toxin; amino-acid sequence: MAGILRGEIYWADLNPVTGQEQGGLRPVLVLSHNVFNERSGTVIAVAITSQPQRAGFPLTLELSDTELPKRSWAKISQVRTLSTKRIGKKIASASSEELVSIIDGLNEIVGG
- a CDS encoding ribbon-helix-helix domain-containing protein produces the protein MAASKIAITIDDKTLKRLDLLVKSKVYPNRSNAIQQAVAEKLQRIDKSRLARECAKLDPGVEQSSAEEGFAWELEEWPEY
- a CDS encoding DUF294 nucleotidyltransferase-like domain-containing protein, whose amino-acid sequence is MNEQTVKFLSSVEPFDILPENEISRAAQNLTHAGFPADRTLFVQNKSILNHIYIVSSGKMEKFILEEEDKKLREILGEKSIYGGLSVLFNKSISIRTVRTLEESNIYLLPKEHFLDICSRYPEFIQHFARNFCSHMLQAPYQALITGSMDDEKQVSPSAFLNLKLKDIFSREFASCSEYASIKEAAALMRDQKKSAVVTMNALDQSIGLLTDNDLRSKVVSQNYPVHNPVKEIASRPLITLPEDSQVFEAIIMMMKHSVKHLVITDDRDNVLGIATEQDLLLAQGRSPVYLMREIQLAQTLEELKHRQLQVPGMIKSLMDSGARAGHLNRIITEISDAILKKIAAWTIDEMGHPPARFAFMILGSEGRKEQTLKTDQDNAIVYEDVEPEREEEVRKYFLELGDRICTRLDEVGFSFCNFGIMARNPKWCQSLGQWKTYFWDWIHQVEPEDLLHSSIFFDFRLGYGDKGMVNELRQYLFESLGKWKGFFRHFAENALHFKPPLDFFGNLVIKNTKEKKNCLDIKQPMQLLVDFARLYALKYFIAETNTLDRLEKLRQQGVLSGQDFDELSHAYGFMMLLRLSHQARMIVDDGKPADNLIQPKMLTYIDRQSLKEAFKRIKTAQGKMRMELTQDIGIS
- a CDS encoding DUF4212 domain-containing protein, whose translation is MSKSFEEYWKKNLTLIGILLAIWAFVSYGLGIFLVQPLNNFWIAGFPLGFWFAQQGSIYVFVILILVYCVLMNKLDRDYDVDEQ
- a CDS encoding sodium:solute symporter family protein; amino-acid sequence: MSILAWTYIMVILSFGLYIFIAWRSRVKETKGFYVAGSSVPPLANGMATAADWMSAASFISMAGLVSFMGYAGTVYLMGWTGGYVLLALLLAPYLRKFGKFTVPDFVGDRYYSSTARIVALICAIFVSLTYVAGQMRGAGIVFSRFLEVEVSTGVVIGMAVVFFYAALGGMKGITWTQVAQYCVLIVAFILAAAAISYKLTGMPVPQLGFGSTLIEGERAGQYVLQAIDGIHEDLGLHRYTEAFHPGGMGMLSVVSITLALMVGTAGLPHVIIRFFTVPSVKAARISAFWALLFIALLYTTAPTVAGFARYNMIDTINDTPYTEAPSWFKNWEQTGLVAWVDKAGDGIIRFRDGDPFVGSPDLTGERGEHGERLVSNELTDNDNELYIDRDIIVLASPEMGNLPAWMVGLVAAGGLAAALSTASGLLIVIASSISHDLYYRILNPQATERQRMAVGRIMIAIAVLIAGYFGINPPGFVAEVVAFAFGLAASSFFPIIILGIFTTWVNREGAIAGMIAGISFTMMYIIQTKFMGMDPWFFGIVPEGIGTVGMLINAAVTLTVSSFTKSPPAHIRELVQNVRTPRGSGEASGH